A stretch of the Chitinophaga sp. Cy-1792 genome encodes the following:
- a CDS encoding tetratricopeptide repeat protein — protein MYRYCKLFLVTLLCCICGAGQKIAAQYKPDPAVAAAIALSRQYPDSAFEKLRVLQSGAINNKDDLRTGVCLMEMGKICVDQGYYPKALEYYQQAQSMLEAAGAITLEADNLNAMGVLYYHNINKPAAAQVHQRALQLYRKAADTAGIAATYGHIGHLFEKAQQPDSAFYYNRLALRAYESIRDHKGIAGIYENLGSIYEDQEKYDSALVFFNKALAVYESDNDRIGSIEVVNNIGDIYRKTNRLIQSMQFSRQALAMARATNNNYQIGAACKDIALNFKLLGQHDSAFVYMEQSRKSLLSIYSEQNNRQMSFLRIIYDINKKNDEILRLENSHRINIVIYSALAAVVLLLVVVSLLIISRQKLKIREQKAISDKNEQVQEAQKDQLELNSKKLASHTLQVIQRNQFMDELKDSISTIVKDDKRDNKKQLQQILLKIEQNQHHEKQWDEFNSIFGQVHQSFFDKLNALSNDLTSNDIKLVALHKMNINSKDMATILGISQDSLRVARYRVRKKLNLPEGDTLNTFAQNL, from the coding sequence ATGTATCGTTATTGTAAGTTGTTCCTGGTAACACTGTTGTGTTGTATTTGTGGGGCCGGTCAGAAAATTGCTGCTCAATATAAACCCGATCCTGCCGTTGCTGCGGCCATAGCGCTCAGTCGTCAGTATCCTGATTCCGCATTCGAAAAGTTACGCGTTCTTCAGAGTGGGGCCATTAACAATAAGGATGATCTCCGTACAGGCGTTTGCCTGATGGAGATGGGAAAAATATGTGTAGACCAGGGATATTACCCCAAAGCCCTCGAGTACTATCAGCAGGCCCAGTCTATGCTGGAAGCCGCCGGCGCTATCACGCTGGAAGCGGATAACCTCAACGCGATGGGCGTATTATATTATCATAATATCAATAAGCCCGCTGCGGCACAGGTACACCAGCGTGCATTACAGCTCTATCGCAAAGCCGCTGATACTGCCGGCATCGCCGCTACCTATGGCCATATCGGTCACCTCTTTGAAAAAGCACAGCAACCCGACAGCGCCTTCTACTATAACCGCCTGGCACTCCGTGCCTATGAAAGCATCCGCGATCATAAAGGCATCGCCGGCATATACGAAAACCTGGGAAGTATTTATGAAGACCAGGAAAAGTACGACTCCGCACTCGTATTCTTTAATAAGGCCCTCGCGGTTTATGAGTCCGACAACGACCGGATAGGCAGTATAGAAGTGGTAAATAATATAGGTGACATCTACCGTAAAACCAACCGCCTCATACAAAGTATGCAGTTCAGCCGCCAGGCACTCGCCATGGCAAGGGCTACCAACAATAACTACCAGATCGGCGCCGCCTGCAAGGATATTGCCCTGAACTTCAAACTGCTCGGACAGCACGACAGCGCCTTCGTATACATGGAACAAAGCCGCAAATCCCTGCTGAGCATCTATTCCGAGCAGAACAACCGCCAGATGAGCTTCCTGCGCATCATCTATGATATCAATAAAAAAAATGATGAGATCCTGCGACTGGAAAACAGTCACCGTATCAATATCGTCATCTATTCGGCCCTGGCTGCAGTGGTGCTGTTGCTGGTGGTCGTAAGTCTGCTGATCATCTCCCGCCAGAAATTAAAAATACGCGAGCAAAAGGCTATTTCCGATAAAAACGAACAGGTACAGGAAGCCCAGAAAGACCAGCTGGAGCTCAACAGCAAAAAACTGGCTTCCCATACTTTGCAGGTCATCCAACGTAATCAGTTCATGGATGAATTAAAAGATAGTATCTCCACTATTGTAAAAGATGACAAACGGGATAATAAAAAACAACTGCAGCAGATCCTCCTGAAAATAGAACAGAACCAACACCACGAAAAACAATGGGACGAGTTCAACAGTATTTTCGGACAGGTACACCAGTCATTCTTCGATAAACTCAACGCACTCTCCAACGACCTGACGAGTAACGATATCAAATTGGTTGCCCTCCATAAAATGAATATCAATTCAAAAGATATGGCCACCATCCTGGGCATCTCGCAAGACAGTTTACGTGTTGCCCGCTACCGGGTACGCAAAAAACTAAACCTCCCGGAAGGAGATACCTTAAACACGTTTGCACAGAATTTATAG
- a CDS encoding TonB-dependent receptor translates to MKSLLQIFLCLFLSISAAFAGGIKGHIYDQKTGEPLPGVTILLQPSKQVALSGLDGSFTFKDAPVGHYTLVISHLTFKSLSKEITVVEKDNPQVNIYLSEKSSKNLNEVVVAASGKGSSENNARKLEQKAPIVMNAVSGAAIEVSPDLTVANVIQRVSGVSIERSSNGEGQYAILRGMDKRYNYTLINGVKIPSPDNKYRYVPLDLFPADLLERLEIYKSLTPNMEGDAVGGAVNMVMKDATPGLQLNVNLGAGYSQGVLDKGYLGFSPDKANGLSPYEIHGKDYNATPADFNKGTLDYKAKNFTPNTVAGLTLGQRFFNNKLGVLLAGSFQNTFRTTTSTFYGHSVDSTDRYAVVTSMNKRQYYEQQQRTGLHGKIDYVINENNKISFYNAYMHLKNLQTRDGIITSFSSDYKPEQGSAKLTYETRTRRIDQQIYNGTLHGDHKLIPERLKLQWSAVVSSAKNDAPDNTLIDLYGVRTNNVDTRTNVDRASRRWERNTDNDLAGYLDLTYSARIGGSKADFSAGGLYRDKQRSSFYNNYSLRPSNTQALYGKDFNSYTDIIWDVQNPTGAVGNALTYDASEKIAAGYGMAKFKFADLEVIGGVRVEHTNQGYKMYFPQGEPKPVNNQEYTDVLPSLNLKYELAHHQQLRASYFRSINRPGFFEIVPGKIVQEDYTERGYADLKHAVADNFDLRYELFPKAGDQFLVGVFYKTIANPIEYTLQPDATRPMDVYYMPGNFGTAHNYGLEADFIHFFSKLGVKANYTYTHSAITTLKTKRIRDDKGNQVPVQVEQTRPLFGQSEHIANLSMLYKDMKKGWELQLAGAYTGPRINTVSQFVDNDLWQKGFIQMDFSVEKHFLKHWTVYGKANNLLNTPSTIFIKGHNVRNDNMPGQSATSNETLIRKEYYGQTYLLGVRYKL, encoded by the coding sequence ATGAAGTCATTGCTACAAATTTTCCTTTGCCTCTTTCTGAGTATCTCCGCAGCATTTGCCGGAGGTATTAAAGGGCATATCTATGATCAGAAAACTGGTGAGCCACTTCCCGGCGTAACCATTTTACTGCAGCCATCCAAACAGGTGGCACTGAGCGGACTGGATGGTTCCTTTACTTTTAAGGATGCACCTGTAGGTCATTATACGCTGGTGATTTCCCACCTTACCTTTAAATCGCTCAGTAAAGAAATAACAGTAGTAGAGAAAGATAATCCCCAGGTCAACATTTACCTGAGTGAAAAAAGCAGCAAAAACCTGAACGAAGTAGTGGTGGCTGCCAGCGGCAAAGGCTCCTCAGAGAATAACGCCCGCAAACTGGAACAGAAAGCGCCTATCGTCATGAACGCTGTTTCCGGTGCTGCCATCGAAGTATCACCAGATCTCACTGTTGCCAACGTTATCCAACGTGTTTCCGGCGTATCCATAGAACGCAGCAGCAACGGGGAAGGACAATATGCCATCCTCCGTGGTATGGACAAACGCTACAACTATACGCTGATCAACGGCGTGAAAATCCCCAGCCCGGATAATAAATACCGCTACGTGCCTTTAGACCTTTTCCCGGCTGATCTGCTGGAAAGGCTCGAAATCTATAAATCCCTGACACCTAACATGGAAGGCGACGCCGTAGGCGGTGCCGTAAACATGGTGATGAAAGACGCTACCCCGGGCTTACAGCTGAACGTCAACCTGGGCGCCGGCTACAGCCAGGGTGTACTCGATAAAGGCTACCTGGGCTTCTCCCCGGATAAAGCAAATGGGCTCTCTCCCTACGAAATCCATGGTAAAGACTATAACGCTACGCCGGCAGATTTCAATAAAGGTACCCTGGACTATAAAGCGAAGAACTTCACCCCTAACACGGTGGCAGGTCTGACACTGGGACAACGTTTCTTCAACAACAAACTGGGTGTATTGCTCGCAGGTAGCTTCCAGAATACCTTCCGCACCACTACCAGCACTTTCTACGGCCATAGCGTAGATAGTACCGATCGCTACGCCGTAGTAACGAGCATGAATAAACGCCAGTATTACGAACAGCAGCAACGTACCGGTTTACACGGAAAAATAGATTATGTTATTAACGAGAATAACAAAATCTCTTTCTACAACGCCTACATGCACCTGAAAAACCTGCAGACACGCGACGGTATCATCACCAGCTTCAGCAGCGACTATAAACCAGAACAGGGCAGTGCAAAGCTGACGTATGAAACCCGTACCCGTCGTATCGATCAGCAGATCTACAACGGTACCCTGCATGGTGATCATAAACTGATCCCTGAAAGATTAAAACTGCAATGGTCTGCAGTGGTGTCCTCAGCAAAAAATGATGCACCCGATAATACCCTTATCGATCTGTATGGTGTACGTACCAACAACGTAGATACCCGCACCAATGTAGACAGAGCGTCCCGCCGTTGGGAAAGAAATACCGACAACGACCTCGCCGGTTACCTGGACCTGACCTATTCTGCCAGGATTGGTGGTAGCAAGGCAGATTTCAGTGCAGGTGGTTTATATCGTGATAAACAACGCAGCAGCTTCTATAATAACTATAGTCTGCGCCCAAGCAATACCCAGGCGCTGTATGGTAAAGACTTCAACAGCTATACAGACATTATCTGGGACGTACAGAACCCGACAGGTGCCGTAGGAAATGCATTGACCTATGATGCTTCTGAGAAAATCGCTGCCGGCTACGGTATGGCGAAATTCAAGTTCGCTGACCTGGAAGTAATCGGTGGTGTACGCGTAGAACATACCAACCAGGGTTATAAAATGTATTTCCCGCAAGGAGAACCTAAGCCGGTGAATAACCAGGAATATACTGATGTATTGCCTTCCCTGAACCTGAAATATGAGCTGGCGCACCATCAGCAGCTGCGTGCAAGCTACTTCCGTTCTATCAACCGTCCTGGATTCTTTGAGATTGTGCCAGGCAAAATTGTACAGGAAGATTATACCGAACGTGGTTATGCCGACCTGAAACACGCCGTGGCAGATAACTTTGACCTGCGTTATGAACTGTTCCCTAAAGCTGGCGATCAGTTCCTCGTAGGGGTTTTCTACAAAACAATTGCTAACCCTATCGAATATACGCTGCAACCTGATGCTACCCGCCCTATGGATGTTTACTATATGCCAGGTAACTTCGGTACAGCACATAACTACGGACTGGAAGCGGATTTCATCCACTTCTTCAGCAAACTCGGTGTGAAAGCAAACTATACTTATACCCACTCTGCCATCACTACCCTGAAAACAAAAAGAATCCGTGACGACAAAGGCAACCAGGTGCCTGTCCAGGTAGAACAAACCAGACCACTGTTTGGCCAGTCTGAACACATTGCTAACCTTTCCATGCTGTACAAAGACATGAAGAAAGGCTGGGAACTGCAGCTGGCAGGTGCTTACACCGGTCCGCGTATCAACACCGTTTCACAATTCGTAGATAATGACCTGTGGCAGAAAGGATTTATACAGATGGACTTCTCTGTAGAAAAACACTTCCTGAAACACTGGACTGTTTACGGTAAAGCGAATAACCTGCTCAATACACCTTCAACTATTTTCATCAAAGGTCATAACGTAAGAAACGACAACATGCCTGGTCAGTCAGCAACATCTAATGAAACGCTGATCCGCAAAGAGTATTACGGTCAGACTTACCTGCTGGGTGTACGTTATAAATTATAA
- a CDS encoding right-handed parallel beta-helix repeat-containing protein, producing MNIKQIFRLVLLLAMVATGCKKANIYVDTTPSTGGAEGLKGDVYGIWAKGSVQRVVGDIIVPAGKTLVIEEGVTVIMDTLAKPEFIVNGNLYSMGTAENPVKITIEEGYRTAAKKFGKQWGGILASPTCAELLLDNTILEYGGSTTTDASSSVKMGLYKAISGENLPALWFSNINGKLVVTNSIFRNFQEDCTYIEGGKILFSNNKFYTTGLTGGEGVNIKSGCIADVANNLFYSNNTNAMKLSNSGDRAVQAHVIAYNNTMINTGWRRPTVKGGSIWLEATVYAEVYNNLFANTRFGIKHDTKKTEDSRSVISNNMYYGYDQTTVTQFQLSTDVIGGKNEIRGTKAGENDPKFVNYPVETPTANYDFNTAWDFRVATGSPAIGGGTAAFSPNFTAGLVMNGNTYTSPVPSTTIGAFGAAGK from the coding sequence ATGAATATTAAACAGATTTTCCGACTGGTACTTCTGCTTGCCATGGTGGCCACCGGATGTAAGAAAGCAAATATTTACGTAGATACAACCCCTTCAACAGGTGGTGCAGAAGGACTGAAAGGTGATGTATATGGTATCTGGGCAAAAGGAAGTGTACAGCGTGTGGTTGGCGATATCATTGTGCCTGCCGGTAAAACACTGGTGATTGAAGAAGGTGTAACCGTGATCATGGATACACTGGCAAAACCTGAGTTCATCGTAAACGGTAACCTGTATTCCATGGGTACTGCAGAAAATCCTGTGAAGATCACCATCGAAGAAGGTTACAGAACTGCTGCCAAAAAATTCGGTAAGCAATGGGGGGGGATCCTCGCTTCTCCAACCTGTGCGGAGTTACTGCTGGATAACACCATCCTGGAATATGGCGGCAGTACCACAACAGATGCCTCTTCCTCTGTGAAAATGGGACTGTACAAGGCTATCAGCGGTGAAAACCTGCCTGCACTCTGGTTTAGCAACATCAATGGTAAACTGGTGGTGACCAACAGCATCTTCCGTAATTTCCAGGAAGATTGTACTTATATCGAAGGTGGTAAAATTCTCTTCTCTAATAATAAATTCTATACCACAGGCTTAACCGGTGGTGAAGGGGTAAACATCAAATCCGGTTGTATTGCGGATGTGGCCAATAACCTGTTCTATTCCAACAACACCAATGCCATGAAGTTGTCTAACTCCGGCGACCGTGCTGTGCAAGCACATGTGATCGCGTATAACAATACGATGATCAATACCGGCTGGAGAAGGCCTACAGTAAAGGGTGGCAGCATCTGGCTGGAAGCAACCGTATATGCAGAAGTTTACAACAACCTGTTTGCAAATACGCGCTTCGGTATCAAGCATGATACAAAGAAAACGGAAGACTCCCGTTCTGTAATCAGCAATAACATGTACTATGGCTATGATCAGACAACAGTTACACAGTTCCAGCTTAGCACAGATGTGATTGGCGGTAAAAATGAAATCAGAGGTACAAAGGCCGGTGAAAACGATCCGAAATTCGTGAACTACCCGGTAGAGACACCTACTGCCAATTATGATTTCAATACTGCCTGGGATTTCCGCGTAGCTACAGGTTCTCCTGCTATCGGTGGTGGTACGGCTGCTTTCAGCCCGAACTTCACCGCTGGCCTGGTAATGAACGGTAACACCTATACGTCGCCGGTTCCTTCTACAACAATTGGTGCTTTTGGTGCCGCTGGTAAATAA
- a CDS encoding phytase encodes MINTNNKLTWISCGISLLLGVAGCATAANTDTAKVIKPVIISEPVKIDSDDPAIWINPNDPAKSLIVGTDKAEDGALYVYDLKGKIQGDLVRRGIKRPNNVDIAYGLVLNGKPTDYCVATERITHKLRFFSLPDMKPLDNGGIPVFEGEDESKQFRDLMGIAVYTAPDGKQYAVVGRKSGPTTGGYLWQYLLQDDGQGNIKATLVRKFGKYSGKKEIEAIAVDNELGYIYYSDEQVGVRQYYADPAKGDEELALFAKTGFKEDHEGISIFKTAPGKGYILVSDQGANQFQIFRREGTADKPYQHELVKVVKVAASHSDGSEVVNMPLDSTFKHGLFVVMSDDKTFHYYRWEDIAGEDLK; translated from the coding sequence ATGATCAACACGAATAATAAACTTACCTGGATATCCTGCGGAATATCGCTGCTGTTAGGCGTTGCAGGATGTGCAACTGCTGCAAATACTGATACTGCAAAAGTGATCAAACCAGTCATCATATCGGAGCCTGTTAAAATTGATTCCGACGATCCTGCTATCTGGATCAATCCGAACGATCCGGCAAAGAGCCTGATTGTTGGTACGGATAAAGCAGAAGATGGCGCCTTATATGTATACGATCTGAAAGGAAAAATACAGGGCGACCTGGTACGCCGTGGTATTAAACGTCCCAACAACGTGGATATCGCCTATGGCCTCGTGCTGAACGGAAAACCTACCGATTACTGCGTAGCCACGGAGCGTATCACGCATAAACTGCGTTTCTTTTCCCTGCCGGATATGAAGCCACTGGATAATGGCGGAATTCCTGTGTTTGAAGGTGAAGATGAAAGCAAACAATTCCGTGATCTGATGGGCATTGCAGTATATACCGCCCCTGATGGAAAACAATATGCTGTTGTGGGCAGAAAGAGCGGCCCTACTACAGGCGGCTACCTCTGGCAGTACCTCCTCCAGGACGACGGACAAGGTAATATCAAAGCAACGCTGGTACGCAAGTTTGGCAAGTATAGCGGTAAGAAGGAAATAGAAGCAATCGCCGTAGATAATGAGCTGGGATATATTTATTATTCAGATGAGCAGGTGGGTGTAAGACAGTATTATGCAGATCCTGCCAAAGGTGATGAAGAACTGGCCCTCTTTGCTAAAACCGGTTTTAAAGAAGACCATGAAGGGATCTCTATCTTCAAAACTGCGCCTGGTAAAGGTTATATACTGGTGTCTGATCAGGGTGCCAACCAGTTCCAGATTTTCAGAAGAGAAGGAACGGCAGACAAGCCTTATCAGCATGAGCTGGTGAAAGTGGTGAAAGTGGCTGCAAGTCACAGTGATGGTTCTGAGGTGGTGAATATGCCGCTGGACAGCACCTTCAAACACGGCCTGTTTGTGGTGATGAGCGATGATAAAACTTTCCATTACTATCGCTGGGAAGATATCGCAGGCGAAGATTTAAAATAG
- a CDS encoding MarR family winged helix-turn-helix transcriptional regulator yields MVTKKDQEIAMGIRQLVSVLRKRLRKQISNPEDLSMAELNVLSMLMTRKELLPSELGSQLKISSQFMSQVLKRLQELDYISRKTAAEDKRKSLISITRTGQQMVEQTRKERDEWLAKKIATLYSAQEKETIKSALSLLTALEDEQ; encoded by the coding sequence ATGGTTACCAAAAAAGACCAGGAAATAGCTATGGGAATCCGTCAGCTGGTTTCTGTACTAAGAAAGCGTTTACGCAAGCAGATCAGCAACCCGGAAGACCTTTCTATGGCAGAGCTGAACGTACTGAGTATGCTCATGACCCGGAAAGAACTATTGCCTTCAGAACTGGGCAGCCAGCTGAAAATTTCTTCGCAGTTTATGTCGCAGGTGCTGAAACGCCTCCAGGAACTGGATTATATCTCGCGTAAAACAGCTGCAGAAGACAAAAGAAAATCGCTGATTTCCATTACCAGGACGGGCCAGCAAATGGTGGAACAAACCCGCAAGGAAAGGGATGAGTGGCTGGCAAAAAAAATAGCCACCCTTTATTCCGCACAGGAGAAAGAAACGATTAAATCAGCATTGTCGCTGCTGACAGCGCTGGAAGACGAGCAATAA
- a CDS encoding cysteine hydrolase family protein — translation MANKALLIMDVQRRITEMIPGGGPALLQNIKHAQEAARAAGIPVIFVKIGFREGYPEISPANVSFSGIKAQGWFGPDDEMGAVHPDVAPLPGELVIDKKRVSAFAGNDLQMILASKGITELVLSGIATSGIVLSTVRQAFDLDFKLTVLADCCVDRSEEVHNILVGKIFPNQATVQTAAEWAASLKA, via the coding sequence ATGGCAAACAAGGCATTACTTATTATGGACGTACAGCGCCGTATTACGGAGATGATTCCGGGTGGCGGGCCAGCACTGTTGCAAAATATTAAACATGCGCAGGAAGCGGCGAGAGCAGCCGGAATCCCGGTTATTTTCGTGAAGATTGGCTTCCGCGAAGGTTATCCTGAAATCAGTCCGGCAAACGTAAGCTTCAGCGGTATAAAGGCGCAGGGCTGGTTTGGCCCCGACGATGAAATGGGCGCCGTACACCCTGACGTAGCGCCATTACCTGGCGAACTCGTCATTGATAAAAAGCGCGTGAGCGCATTTGCCGGCAACGATCTGCAAATGATCCTGGCCAGCAAAGGAATTACAGAGCTGGTGCTGTCAGGTATCGCTACCAGCGGCATCGTACTGAGTACCGTACGCCAGGCTTTCGACCTGGACTTTAAATTAACAGTATTAGCTGACTGCTGTGTAGACAGAAGTGAAGAAGTACATAATATCCTGGTAGGCAAAATTTTCCCTAACCAGGCAACGGTTCAAACCGCAGCGGAATGGGCCGCCAGTTTAAAGGCTTAA
- a CDS encoding ABC transporter ATP-binding protein, translated as MKTLWKYLKPHRKLVFISLLLAGVAQLLNLVDPLIFGKIVDNYASNPTGLSEKELVNSVLYWLGIAIVVALVAKFFKSLQEYLTRKTVAAFGMQIFNDGLKQTLRLSFQEFEENRSGTTLSILQKVKTDAERFTNSFINVLFSSLVGTGFLLWYSINKNWLLIPVFLIGVLVLGSITGLLSRKIKTVQRSINRQTDAQAGVITESLRNIELVKSLGLTFPEIRRLNEQTRKIYDLEMYKASRVSILSFLQGTALNLLKQSILFILLWLIFRKVLSTGELIAMQFMSTAIFVPLQDLGNMILQYREVDASIRNFDKLMKKPVERRPENPVEIGALESLRFEDVIFRHKTAGYNAIDGISFDIHTGQTIAFVGPSGSGKSTLVKLLVGLYTPVSGNIYFNDVYSTDIRYNPLRRQIGFVTQDTQLYAGTIRDNMLFVKPSATDADIMDALRKASAAALIAKTDKGIYTMLGENGMKLSGGEKQRISIARALLRQPRLLIFDEATSALDSLTEEDITRTIREISDTREQMTILIAHRLSTIMHADSIHVLEKGKIVETGSHAELLDQKGLYYAMWRQQVGERRLVSE; from the coding sequence ATGAAGACGCTATGGAAATACCTGAAACCGCATCGTAAGCTGGTCTTTATCTCCCTGCTGCTGGCAGGCGTGGCACAATTGTTAAACCTCGTTGACCCACTCATCTTCGGTAAGATCGTTGACAATTATGCTTCCAATCCTACGGGACTCAGCGAAAAGGAATTGGTGAACAGCGTGCTGTACTGGCTGGGGATAGCCATAGTAGTGGCATTGGTGGCAAAATTTTTCAAATCATTACAGGAGTATCTCACCAGGAAAACAGTAGCCGCTTTTGGCATGCAAATATTTAACGATGGACTCAAACAAACACTCCGGCTCTCCTTCCAGGAATTTGAAGAAAACAGAAGCGGTACCACACTCAGCATCTTACAAAAAGTAAAAACAGACGCCGAAAGATTTACAAATTCCTTTATCAACGTATTATTCTCTTCCCTGGTAGGAACAGGGTTTCTGCTATGGTACAGCATCAATAAAAACTGGTTGCTGATACCGGTTTTTCTTATTGGTGTACTGGTGTTAGGTTCTATAACCGGGTTATTATCCAGGAAGATAAAAACCGTACAACGCAGCATCAACAGGCAAACCGACGCACAGGCAGGGGTTATCACGGAGAGTCTGCGCAATATTGAACTGGTGAAAAGTCTTGGACTTACCTTTCCGGAGATACGCCGCCTCAACGAACAAACACGGAAAATCTATGACCTGGAAATGTATAAAGCCAGTAGGGTAAGCATCCTGTCGTTTTTGCAAGGCACGGCGCTCAACCTGCTGAAACAGTCTATCCTGTTCATCCTGCTATGGCTGATATTCCGTAAAGTGTTGAGCACCGGCGAGCTGATAGCCATGCAGTTTATGAGTACCGCCATCTTCGTGCCCCTGCAGGACCTTGGCAACATGATACTTCAGTACAGGGAAGTAGATGCCAGCATCCGGAATTTTGATAAGCTGATGAAAAAGCCGGTGGAAAGGCGTCCGGAGAACCCTGTTGAAATTGGCGCGCTGGAAAGTTTACGTTTTGAAGATGTGATATTCAGGCACAAGACCGCCGGTTACAACGCCATTGACGGCATTTCCTTCGATATCCATACCGGACAAACCATTGCCTTCGTAGGTCCTTCCGGTTCCGGTAAATCAACACTGGTAAAGCTGCTCGTAGGATTATACACTCCTGTTAGCGGCAACATCTACTTCAACGATGTATACAGCACGGATATACGCTATAATCCGTTACGGCGGCAAATAGGCTTTGTAACACAGGATACCCAGCTCTATGCAGGCACTATCCGCGATAATATGCTCTTCGTAAAACCTTCCGCCACAGATGCAGATATCATGGACGCTTTGCGCAAAGCCTCTGCTGCTGCACTTATCGCCAAAACAGACAAAGGTATCTATACCATGCTGGGCGAAAATGGCATGAAACTTTCCGGCGGTGAAAAACAACGTATATCCATTGCCCGTGCACTGCTACGTCAGCCACGACTGCTGATATTCGATGAGGCTACCTCTGCCCTCGATTCCCTCACAGAAGAAGATATCACCCGTACCATCAGGGAGATTTCTGACACCAGGGAGCAAATGACCATATTGATCGCACACCGGCTTTCTACGATTATGCATGCAGACTCCATTCATGTACTTGAAAAAGGAAAGATTGTAGAAACAGGATCACATGCGGAATTGCTGGACCAGAAAGGATTATATTATGCCATGTGGCGGCAGCAGGTAGGAGAAAGACGGCTGGTCAGCGAATAA